The Lycium barbarum isolate Lr01 chromosome 12, ASM1917538v2, whole genome shotgun sequence genome includes a region encoding these proteins:
- the LOC132623644 gene encoding anthocyanidin 3-O-glucosyltransferase 5-like — MASQSNKPQSVYDFTVKDAKGNDVDLSIYKGKVLIIVNVASQCSQQVLHVGILSSPGLGHIIPVLALGNRLITHHNVSVTIFVITSGSSLAETEILKSANSSNLINIVEIPAVDISNLIDSSTKMVNQLCVLVRETLPVVKPAIFGKKNILDAFIVDLFCTEALPIAKEFGLPKYVYIPTTAWFTALTVYCPVLDKEIEGQYVEQDEPLKIPGCKPVRPEDVVDPMLDRNDQDYHEYMRVLGTGFCLSDGILMNTWEDVETGSLKALRENEILKEIVNSPVYPIGPLRRHNQQIIIEGSDDDDRNFVLNWLDEQTPVSVLYVSFGSGGTLSLEQLAELAFGLELSQQKFVWVVRPPSEIGADKSFFTTGKCGDGTPEYLPEDFLSRTKDFGLVIQMWTDQAGILSHPSVGGFLSHCGWNSSIESITNGVPMIAWPLYAEQRQNATMLAEELGVAVRPKVLPTKKVVEREEIEKLVRTVMQYKEGKELRENVKKLKMSAEKALNVGDSSHNSMCEFLKDIEKRTHGSKENMSDVTI, encoded by the coding sequence CTCACAACAAGTTCTTCATGTTGGTATACTCTCAAGTCCAGGCTTAGGCCATATCATCCCCGTATTAGCCCTCGGTAACCGCCTCATCACCCACCATAACGTCTCTGTCACCATTTTTGTTATCACCTCCGGCAGCTCTCTGGCAGAAACGGAGATTCTCAAATCTGCCAACAGCTCAAATTTGATTAATATAGTTGAAATACCAGCTGTAGACATCTCCAACCTTATTGATTCCAGCACAAAAATGGTCAATCAACTTTGCGTACTTGTACGTGAAACTTTACCTGTTGTTAAGCCCGCGATATTTGGCAAGAAGAATATTTTGGACGCTTTCATTGTTGACCTTTTCTGCACTGAAGCTTTGCCAATTGCAAAAGAATTTGGATTACCTAAGTATGTGTATATTCCAACGACTGCATGGTTTACTGCTTTGACTGTATACTGTCCTGTTCTTGACAAAGAAATTGAAGGTCAATATGTGGAGCAAGACGAACCGTTGAAAATCCCGGGTTGCAAACCGGTTCGACCGGAAGATGTGGTTGATCCAATGCTGGACCGGAACGATCAGGATTATCACGAGTACATGAGAGTACTTGGGACAGGGTTCTGTTTGTCGGATGGGATCTTGATGAACACTTGGGAAGATGTGGAGACCGGTTCACTCAAAGCGCTTCGAGAAAATGAAATATTAAAAGAGATCGTGAATTCACCGGTTTATCCGATTGGACCGTTAAGAAGACACAACCAACAAATCATCATAGAAGGGAGTGATGATGACGATAGGAACTTTGTACTCAATTGGTTGGACGAACAAACTCCTGTTTCAGTGCTATACGTATCTTTTGGGAGTGGTGGGACCCTTTCATTAGAGCAATTAGCGGAACTAGCTTTTGGGTTGGAGTTAAGCCAGCAGAAGTTTGTTTGGGTTGTAAGGCCACCGTCTGAGATCGGTGCAGACAAGTCATTTTTCACGACGGGAAAATGTGGCGATGGCACTCCTGAGTATTTGCCAGAAGATTTTCTAAGTCGAACGAAAGATTTTGGATTGGTGATTCAGATGTGGACGGATCAAGCCGGAATTTTGAGCCACCCATCAGTTGGAGGATTTTTGTCACACTGTGGATGGAATTCGAGCATTGAGAGTATAACAAATGGTGTGCCAATGATTGCATGGCCGTTATATGCTGAACAAAGACAAAATGCGACTATGCTTGCCGAGGAACTTGGAGTGGCTGTTAGGCCAAAGGTGTTACCAACTAAGAAAGTGGTGGAAAGGGAAGAAATAGAGAAATTGGTAAGAACGGTAATGCAATATAAAGAAGGAAAGGAATTGAGGGAAAATGTGAAGAAGCTGAAGATGAGTGCAGAGAAAGCACTAAATGTAGGAGACTCCTCTCACAATTCAATGTGTGAATTCCTCAAAGACATTGAGAAAAGAACCCATGGTTCCAAGGAAAACATGTCCGATGTAACTATCTAA